In Podospora pseudoanserina strain CBS 124.78 chromosome 5, whole genome shotgun sequence, a single window of DNA contains:
- a CDS encoding hypothetical protein (EggNog:ENOG503P8EU; COG:S), with protein MDDQARAEFELQSLQVRAELKKWETDWQEEHGGNKPSRNDIKQNPDIAKKYKQYSKLRDVLSGKIPPEELSKPSRPKSSSHRPPQTPSKHSKTAQTPRKHHVANPYMQSPTARTPGAVTPSTARKLFSPVLPTSIGPTPQKDGRVLGLFDLLGKTPSKPTESPFPKPIGSATPSKRRASELGDLTTPSAKRIAHDASTPLAGRTNLFGAVTTPLHEKPNNTTTTPSTTRSKLFNTPAFLRRTTLPPPVDETDENGPWKVGPLRLPRVLSRKGVKVKGLSEVVADLRKIEDEAHQDEEDALREMEAEELGVPVTKPAVPKLATVPEGVETEIGDGQTVPPQPAQPRYTEEKPVLLSHFDNEAYDDEIDLSREGVDTQGNPLRVYKKRGQKRTTRMVKMKPTRFQRPTDNSPPDSDDEPIPETQYPDQPPQAPQDDLLLSGPDFEGNDEDDDDFDTLRPTPKSTGKGARKTLAETKGRKKEDEREEGTVKKAVRKVKATAHANFKRLKLKQGGAKGGPGYNSRFRRRR; from the coding sequence ATGGACGATCAAGCCAGAGCCGAATTCGAGCTCCAATCCCTCCAAGTGCGAGCCGAGTTGAAAAAATGGGAGACCGACTGGCAAGAAGAACACGGCGGTAACAAGCCAAGCCGCAACGACATTAAGCAGAATCCCGACATTGCCAAAAAGTACAAGCAATACAGCAAACTCAGAGACGTCCTCTCGGGCAAGATCCCGCCAGAAGAGCTGTCAAAACCCTCAAGACCAAAATCGTCCTCCCACCGACCACCCCAGACCCCGTCGAAGCACTCCAAGACGGCACAAACACCACGAAAACATCATGTCGCCAATCCATACATGCAGTCCCCAACTGCCCGAACTCCCGGAGCCGTGACCCCCTCGACAGCCCGCAAGCTCTTCAGCCCAGTCCTCCCAACCTCAATTGGACCAACTCCCCAGAAAGACGGCCGAGTCCTTGGCCTATTCGACCTCCTAggcaaaaccccctccaaaccaaCCGAATCTCCCTTCCCCAAGCCAATAGGCTCAGCAACCCCCAGCAAACGCCGCGCCTCCGAACTAGGCGacctcacaaccccctctGCCAAACGAATTGCCCACGATGCTTCCACCCCTCTCGCCGGAAGAACCAACCTCTTTGGAGCTGTCACCACACCCCTCCACGAAAAgccaaacaacaccaccacaaccccctccacaacccgcAGCAAACTATTCAATACCCCCGCCTTCCTCCGCCGGAccacccttcctcctccagtaGACGAAACCGACGAAAACGGCCCCTGGAAAGTCGGCCCCCTCCGTCTTCCCCGAGTTCTAAGCCGCAAAGGCGTCAAGGTCAAAGGTCTCTCCGAAGTCGTCGCCGATCTCCGAAAAATAGAAGACGAGGCCcatcaagatgaagaagatgctcTCCGGGAAATGGAAGCAGAGGAACTCGGCGTACCAGTCACCAAACCTGCCGTTCCCAAGTTAGCTACAGTACCAGAGGGCGTCGAGACAGAAATCGGGGACGGCCAGACAGtaccaccccaaccagcccaacccaGATATACCGAAGAGAAACCTGTCCTGCTATCACATTTCGACAACGAGGCCTACGATGACGAAATAGATCTCAGTAGGGAAGGGGTAGATACGCAAGGCAACCCCCTTCGAGTCTACAAAAAGCGAGGGCAGAAGCGCACCACAAGAATGGTCAAGATGAAGCCTACCCGTTTCCAGCGCCCTACCGACAACTCTCCCCCTGATTCCGACGACGAACCCATCCCTGAAACGCAATACCCCGACCAGCCACCTCAGGCTCCTCAAGACGACTTGTTACTCTCTGGCCCGGATTTTGAGGGcaacgacgaggatgacgacgattTCGACACCCTCAGGCCCACCCCCAAATCTACCGGCAAGGGGGCTAGGAAGACCTTGGCCGAAACAaaagggaggaagaaggaggatgagagagaggaagggacggtgaagaaggcggtCAGAAAAGTCAAGGCGACTGCGCATGCGAATTTCAAGAGGCTGAAACTCAAGCAAGGCGGGGCGAAGGGCGGGCCGGGGTATAATTCGAGGtttaggaggaggaggtag
- the UBP2 gene encoding ubiquitin-specific protease ubp2 (EggNog:ENOG503NVJH; COG:O; BUSCO:EOG092604S1; MEROPS:MER0014645), with the protein MHTNTESSTMPRLSTMDSLNTGGRLARRLIEDWYRGALQHANWSEPRLQSCYHLRGARPGPVGPNDDHDLIMIPSQTHGHQMACLCKHCRYHFVFTWAEPEFSSPGHPQHHFVMAPGDDESFGEEKGKQLLVTWPSRDKKLGPLMRKTSYRCSFCGFSIRLDVSAPRLASRWIDIVTDESRAKRNLKRAMDEDPGRFKDMTQEKLAKLESSALMTLNMYITNIMSNDSTSAEKKISERNKTFMVQFGPECEELFLYLGFTKRQEAEDTFYISPQVPPENGGRTLLYSERSFFENVKSEIQSVIDQKRPELVHQHSPARIKLQTVLGVDDAQTRTVHWKVSESDLHYFYLLGASSKTTEPMLIWAYERQAAVDRDHERYYREAFNFLAYHGDEEMQMYAVHLDQKALPRPEKSEYDKDWEWFGFWRAQGRTLTKDRIIERYKHYRETRPEAGHLHRLHLAKIARDLGQRDLVYIAVVDMDEAEANGVLDSTAQTAPDTIAYAALESVNNNEKDAAVVVTAMNLIGARMARQRRGDKDFDEALGDFETISGQLESLVSGETQNQDFCDPVSNGQEMEVGAGDLTLPVGLDNIRNTCYLNSILQYLYTVDVIRDLLRTLDLDTPEASTDRVGEILSGSVSGVEEGQKKEAFLGHEFARELKTLFHEMEETRYTHVKPRQRLANAAMARADKGGSTAESKATGPKAANSAVPELKITTSTDADAKMVNGEETFELEHVETTSVSSSQTLVGETPAAASTGSGKKMEKAGPLEALVKELDQDEVKGTAQQDVDEAMGNILEHLQAALKLARARRNAGEDGSEEIPDPIDDHFYSNFRIYNRTRGNDDVQGWTTHEDRNRMIMAPLHETKAVKEDLYQAIGRGMDVQLNEETNKMTYSVFKRPADILHFLFPRSRALDLKNENPVELNDPLYLDLFMDVVPGDERYGKRTRLWALNKRLEELNTKPRAFEPGSAKILSEEDIDRLVTENGLVDADGDYELVDADERTALATKEVQGGWVAVSPEKLKQFEERQRADDSAELLKEKQGLVVGEVEYRLHAVFCHTGTPRSGHYWVWIKDFERGAWHKYNDELVTVHSEEDFRKQAGTAAEPCWAAYVRADKVAGLVSTPLRKRVRGG; encoded by the exons ATGCATACGAATACAGAATCATCCACCA TGCCCCGCCTATCAACCATGGACTCCCTCAACACAGGTGGCCGCCTTGCCAGAAGGCTCATCGAGGACTGGTACCGGGGTGCTCTGCAGCATGCCAACTGGTCTGAACCCCGACTCCAGTCTTGCTACCATCTGCGAGGAGCCCGCCCCGGCCCAGTCGGTCCCAACGACGACCACGACCTTATCATGATTCCCTCGCAGACACACGGCCACCAGATGGCTTGTCTATGCAAGCACTGCCGGTACCACTTCGTCTTCACCTGGGCCGAGCCAGAATTTAGTAGCCCtggccatcctcaacatcacttTGTCATGGCACCGGGGGATGACGAATCCTtcggcgaggagaaggggaagcaACTCCTCGTTACTTGGCCTAGTAGGGACAAGAAACTGGGCCCTTTGATGCGCAAGACCAGCTACCGGTGCAGCTTTTGCGGCTTCAGCATCCGGCTCGATGTGTCAGCACCACGCCTGGCCAGCAGGTGGATCGACATCGTCACGGATGAGTCGCGCGCCAAGAGAAACCTCAAGAGGGCCATGGATGAGGACCCGGGCAGATTTAAGGACATGACGCAAGAGAAGCTCGCTAAACTCGAATCCAGCGCCCTCATGACACTGAACATGTACATTACAAACATCATGTCTAATGATTCCACCAgtgccgagaagaagataTCGGAGCGCAACAAGACGTTCATGGTGCAATTCGGTCCAGAATGCGAGGAACTTTTCCTCTACCTGGGCTTCACCAAGAGGCAAGAGGCCGAAGACACATTCTACATCTCCCCACAGGTCCCACCGGAGAACGGCGGCAGGACACTCCTGTACTCAGAGCGATCTTTCTTTGAGAACGTCAAGAGCGAGATACAGAGTGTGATCGACCAGAAGAGGCCTGAGCTTGTTCATCAGCATTCGCCTGCTCGCATAAAACTGCAGACGGTACTCGGAGTTGACGATGCCCAGACGCGGACCGTGCACTGGAAAGTGTCGGAATCCGATCTACACTACTTCTATTTACTGGGGGCTTCTTCCAAGACAACCGAACCCATGTTGATTTGGGCATATGAGCGGCAAGCCGCCGTGGACCGGGATCACGAGCGCTACTACAGGGAGGCTTTCAATTTCTTGGCCTACCACGGGGACGAGGAAATGCAGATGTACGCCGTCCACTTAGATCAAAAAGCCTTGCCTCGCCCCGAGAAGAGTGAATATGACAAGGACTGGGAATGGTTCGGCTTTTGGAGGGCACAGGGCCGAACTCTGACCAAGGACCGGATCATCGAGCGGTACAAGCATTACAGAGAAACCAGGCCCGAAGCAGGACATTTGCACAGGCTGCACTTGGCCAAAATTGCTCGGGATTTAGGCCAAAGGGATTTGGTCTACATTGCCGTGGTGGACAtggacgaggccgaggccaatGGCGTGCTCGACTCAACGGCCCAAACAGCACCTGATACCATAGCCTATGCCGCTCTGGAAAGTGTGAACAACAATGAAAAGGACGCCGCGGTTGTTGTGACGGCAATGAATCTCATTGGAGCGAGAATGGCCAGACAGCGTAGAGGTGACAAGGATTTTGACGAGGCCTTGGGCGACTTCGAGACCATCAGCGGGCAGCTGGAGAGCCTCGTGAGCGGCGAAACCCAGAACCAGGACTTTTGCGATCCTGTCAGTAATGGACAAGAGATGGAGGTCGGGGCTGGAGACCTGACGTTGCCCGTCGGGCTTGACAACATTCGCAACACTTGCTACCTGAACAGCATTCTGCAGTATCTCTACACAGTCGATGTCATCAGGGACCTGTTGCGGACCTTGGACCTAGACACGCCCGAGGCCAGTACAGACAGGGTGGGCGAGATCCTGAGTGGAAGTGTGAgcggggtggaagaaggccaaAAAAAGGAAGCTTTCCTCGGCCATGAATTCGCGCGCGAGCTCAAGACTTTGTTCCACGAGATGGAAGAGACTCGATACACTCACGTCAAACCACGCCAGCGGCTTGCCAACGCCGCCATGGCCCGAGCTGATAAGGGAGGCTCTACTGCTGAGTCCAAGGCCACTGGCCCCAAGGCTGCCAACTCTGCGGTTCCCGAGCTCAAGATCACGACATCTACAGACGCTGATGCCAAGATGGTGAATGGCGAGGAGACCTTCGAACTCGAGCACGTTGAGACGACCAGTGTATCTAGTTCACAGACGCTGGTGGGAGAGACACCAGCTGCTGCGTCAACGGGAtcggggaagaagatggagaaggcggggCCCCTGGAAGCTTTGGTAAAGGAACTTGACCAAGACGAGGTCAAGGGCACTGCGCAACAGGATGTCGACGAGGCCATGGGAAATATACTGGAACACCTGCAAGCAGCCCTCAAGCTAGCCCGTGCGCGCCGCAATGCCGGGGAGGACGGAAGCGAGGAAATACCCGATCCCATTGACGATCACTTTTACAGCAACTTTAGGATCTATAACCGGACGCGCGGGAACGACGACGTACAGGGCTGGACCACACACGAAGACCGCAACCGCATGATCATGGCACCGCTTCATGAGACAAAGGCGGTCAAGGAGGATCTGTACCAGGCCATTGGGCGCGGCATGGATGTCCAGCTGAATGAAGAGACAAACAAGATGACGTATTCGGTCTTCAAAAGGCCTGCTGATATTCTGCACTTTCTATTCCCCAGGAGTCGTGCGCTCGACTTGAAGAACGAGAATCCAGTGGAGCTAAACGATCCGTTGTATTTGGATCTCTTCATGGATGTTGTCCCAGGGGACGAGCGGTACGGGAAGCGGACGAGGCTGTGGGCTCTCAACAAgcggttggaggagctgaaTACCAAGCCACGGGCGTTCGAGCCGGGTTCGGCCAAGATTTtgtcggaggaggatattGACAGGCTTGTGACTGAGAATGGtcttgttgatgctgatggggatTATGAGCTCGTTGATGCCGACGAGAGGACTGCTCTTGCCACCAAGGAGGTtcaaggggggtgggttgcgGTTTCCCCCGAGAAACTGAAGCAATTCGAGGAGCGCCAGCGGGCTGATGATTCGGCAGAGCTTCTCAAGGAGAAACAGGGGCTTGtggtcggggaggttgaaTACAGGCTTCACGCGGTGTTTTGCCACACTGGAACCCCCCGATCCGGCCACTATTGGGTGTGGATCAAGGATTTTGAGCGGGGCGCGTGGCACAAATACAATGACGAATTGGTGACGGTGCACAGCGAGGAGGATTTCAGGAAGCAGGCGGGGACTGCGGCTGAGCCTTGCTGGGCGGCCTATGTACGTGCTGACAAGGTAGCGGGCTTGGTGAGCACGCCGCTCCGAAAGAGGGTACGAGGTGGGTGA